A single uncultured Methanobrevibacter sp. DNA region contains:
- a CDS encoding amidohydrolase family protein, whose translation MTDNTILIKNALILNPNNFEEKKQSLLIKNDLIAEISDEIDESNVDKIIDASGKILLPGLVNTHTHLSMTLFRGLADDLSLDSWLNDHIWPMEANLNGDYCYIGALLGAVELIKSGTTTFSDMYFYMEDVARAVDEAGIRAVLSYGMIDFGDAERREAEIKENLDLFKNCNGMADGRIKVFFGPHSPYTASEELLIKVRQLADEYNMGIHIHVSETQKEINDISEEKGLRPFEYLDKIGFLGPDVLAAHCVWLSDEEIDIIKKNNVKVSHNPCSNMKLASGIAPISKLLEKDVCVSIGTDGASSNNNLDLIEELKTASLLQKVSTLDPNVLNSHEALAMGTINGAEALGLSDEIGSIEVGKKADIILIDKNSANMVPDSTTLTSNVIYSANGSNVDTTICNGKILMENKKLTVLDEQEIYEKAREAIKNLKEAI comes from the coding sequence ATGACAGATAATACTATTTTAATTAAAAATGCATTAATTTTAAATCCTAATAATTTTGAAGAAAAAAAACAATCTCTTTTAATCAAAAATGATTTGATTGCTGAAATTTCTGATGAAATAGATGAAAGTAATGTTGATAAAATCATTGATGCTTCTGGAAAAATATTGCTTCCAGGACTTGTTAACACTCATACTCATTTATCCATGACTTTATTTAGAGGGTTAGCTGATGATTTAAGTTTAGACAGCTGGTTGAATGATCATATCTGGCCAATGGAAGCTAACCTTAATGGAGATTATTGTTATATAGGTGCTCTTTTGGGAGCTGTTGAACTCATCAAATCCGGAACAACAACATTTTCCGACATGTATTTTTACATGGAAGACGTTGCACGTGCTGTTGATGAAGCAGGTATCAGAGCTGTTTTATCATATGGGATGATTGATTTTGGCGATGCGGAAAGAAGAGAAGCTGAAATCAAAGAAAACCTGGATTTATTCAAAAATTGCAATGGAATGGCTGACGGAAGAATTAAAGTATTTTTCGGTCCTCATTCACCATATACAGCTTCTGAAGAATTGCTGATTAAGGTTCGCCAGTTAGCTGATGAATACAATATGGGTATTCATATACATGTTTCCGAAACCCAAAAAGAAATCAATGACATATCTGAAGAAAAAGGATTAAGGCCTTTTGAATACTTGGATAAGATAGGATTTTTAGGTCCTGACGTTCTTGCTGCTCATTGTGTATGGTTAAGTGATGAAGAAATTGATATTATTAAGAAAAATAATGTTAAAGTTTCTCACAATCCATGCAGTAACATGAAACTGGCTTCAGGAATCGCACCAATTTCCAAATTGCTTGAAAAAGATGTTTGCGTTTCAATAGGTACAGACGGAGCTTCTTCAAACAACAATCTTGATTTGATTGAAGAGTTAAAGACCGCAAGTCTGCTTCAGAAAGTTTCAACCCTTGATCCTAATGTATTGAATTCACATGAAGCTCTGGCAATGGGTACCATTAATGGTGCTGAAGCTTTAGGCTTAAGTGATGAGATAGGTTCTATTGAAGTCGGTAAAAAAGCGGATATTATTTTAATAGATAAAAATTCTGCCAATATGGTTCCGGACAGTACCACTTTAACATCCAACGTTATCTATTCAGCTAACGGTTCCAATGTGGATACCACTATCTGTAACGGTAAAATATTGATGGAAAATAAAAAATTGACTGTTCTTGATGAACAGGAAATCTATGAAAAGGCTCGCGAAGCTATTAAAAATTTAAAAGAAGCTATCTAG
- a CDS encoding histone family protein, protein MSEIPKAPIARIIKESGAERVSEDAKEELAAYLEEVARDVAKEANQVAKIAKRKTVKADDIKLAIKNL, encoded by the coding sequence ATGTCTGAAATACCAAAAGCTCCTATTGCTAGAATCATTAAAGAATCTGGTGCAGAAAGAGTAAGCGAAGATGCAAAAGAAGAATTAGCTGCATACTTAGAAGAAGTTGCTCGTGACGTTGCTAAAGAAGCTAATCAAGTTGCTAAAATCGCAAAACGTAAAACTGTAAAAGCTGATGATATTAAATTAGCTATTAAAAACTTATAA